From the Mycobacterium sp. DL592 genome, the window GAAGTATCGACGAGTTCGTCTCGGCCTACCAGCAGGCCGGCGGCGCGCCCATCGACCGGGAGGCGCTGCGCTGGTGGCTGGTGCTGGCGACGCTGCGCTGGGGGGTGATCTGCCGATTCCAGGCCGAACGTCACCTGTCGGGCCAGAGCCGCTCGGTGGAACTGGCCGCGATCGGCAGGCGGGTCTGCGAGACCGAGTGGGATGTGCTCGATCTGCTGGAGGGTGTGTCATGAGCGGGCTCAACGGGCGGCCGACCGCGGCCGAACTCGTCGCGGCCGTGGCAGAGTTCCTCGAAGGCGACGTCCGCGCAAACACCAGCGGGTCAGTCAATTTCCATGCGCTGGTTGCGGTCAATGTGCTGCGCACGGTCGAACGCGAACTACTCGACCGCAGCGCAGCCGAGCCATTGTCGGCCCTGGCCGCGCTCGGCTACCCCGACGAGGACGCATTGGCGGCCGCGATCCGCGCCGGCGACCTCGACGACCGCGCCGAGGACGTCGTGCCGTGTCTGCGGGCTCTGGTGCGTCATCGCCTGAACATCGCCCATCCCGGCTATGACAGGCCCGACACAGGAGCGCCATGACCCGAACCGAGATCCTCGACGTCGCCGACCGGTTGTTCGCCGCCATCGAGAACGGTGACATCCCCACCCTGACCGCATTGTGGTCCGACGACGTGGTCGTGTGGCGCCAGGGCGGTGGACGCGAACGCGACAAGCCGCGGGCCCTGGGCGTCATCGAGTGGTTCGTCGGCGCCACCACCGCGCGGCGCTACGAAGTCCTCGACCGCGAGGCCTTCGATACCGGCTTCGTCCAGCAGCACATCCTGCACGCCAGCACCCGGAGCGGTGAAAGTGTGGCGCTGCGGGTGTGTCTGGTGGTGAAGTTGACCGAGGACGGCCTGATCCGGCGCATCGACGAATACCTCGATCCCGCCGAACTGGACCCGCTGTTGCGCTGAGCTGCGAGGAGACCACATGACGGTGCTACAAGGGCTGATCGAGAGCCCCGGGACGTGGACGCTGGCGCCCACGAGGTCCGCCGTGCGGTTCACCAACAAGACCCTGTGGGGCCTGGTGCCGGTGAACGGCGAATTCACCGACGTGAGCGGGCACGGTGAGATTGGCGCGAACGGCGCGGTGTCCGGCCGGATCGTCATCCGGGTGGCGTCGCTGAAAACGGGGATCGGCAAACGTGACGAGCATCTGCGTGCGGACGACTTCTTCGCTGCCGGCGCGCATCCCGACATCACCGTCGTCGTCACCGCGGCCGAGCCCACCGGTGAGCGCAGCGCCGACCTGCGCGCCGACCTCACGGTGCGGGGTACGACCGAAACCCTGACGCTGCCCGCCACCATCGAGCGACTCGGCGACGACACTGTGCGGGTGTCGACGCGAACCGCCGTCGACCGGAGGCGCTTCGGTGTCGGCGGCAACCCGCTGGGCA encodes:
- a CDS encoding YceI family protein produces the protein MTVLQGLIESPGTWTLAPTRSAVRFTNKTLWGLVPVNGEFTDVSGHGEIGANGAVSGRIVIRVASLKTGIGKRDEHLRADDFFAAGAHPDITVVVTAAEPTGERSADLRADLTVRGTTETLTLPATIERLGDDTVRVSTRTAVDRRRFGVGGNPLGMLPTTTTLSADLVFTKG
- a CDS encoding nuclear transport factor 2 family protein gives rise to the protein MTRTEILDVADRLFAAIENGDIPTLTALWSDDVVVWRQGGGRERDKPRALGVIEWFVGATTARRYEVLDREAFDTGFVQQHILHASTRSGESVALRVCLVVKLTEDGLIRRIDEYLDPAELDPLLR
- a CDS encoding DUF6285 domain-containing protein, whose translation is MSGLNGRPTAAELVAAVAEFLEGDVRANTSGSVNFHALVAVNVLRTVERELLDRSAAEPLSALAALGYPDEDALAAAIRAGDLDDRAEDVVPCLRALVRHRLNIAHPGYDRPDTGAP